GCAAGCGGAAGAGATATGAAAAGATGGGTGGCCGGCTTAATCTTTCTGACTCTGTTCTCTATGGGAAATACGCTGATGACCACTGCGCAAGAGAACCACTCCGTCAAACCGCCCGTGGCCAGGAAGTCACCAAAGACCACGACCATCCACGGCGACACGCTCTTTGACGATTATGCCTGGATGCGGGAGAAGAATAATCCTGAAGTGCTGGCTCACCTTGAAGCCGAAAACGCTTACACCGACGCCGTGATGAAGCCGACCGAGGGGTTTCAAGAGGCGCTCTACAAAGAGTTCGTCGAGCGCATCAAGGAGACCGACGCGGGTGTGCCTTACAAGAACGGCGATTATTTTTATTACTCGCGCACCGAGCAGGGTAAGCAATATCCCATACTCTGCCGCAAGCGCGGCGGCCTCGACGCGAAAGAAGAGGTCTATCTCGACCTCAACGAGCTGGCGAAGGGCTTGAAGTTCCTCGGGCTCGGCCCGGCCGCGGTGAGCGACGACGGCAACCTGCTGGCTTACTCGATAGACACCACGGGCTTCCGCCAGTTCAAGCTACAGGTCAAAGACCTGCGCACCGGCCAGTTGATGGCCGACACCGCCGAGCGCGTCACCTCGCTCAACTGGGCGCGCGACAATCGCACGCTCTTCTACACGGTCGAAGACGCGACGACCAAGCGCTCCTTTCAGCTCTACCGCCAGCGCCTCGGCGCGAGCGCCGAGATGATCTACGAAGAGAAAGACGAGCTGTTCGACCTCGACGCGGCGCGGTCGCGCAGCAAAGCATTCATCTTCGTGACCAGCGGCAGCTACAAGTCTACGGAAGTCCGCGCTATCGCCGCCGACCGCCCCGACGACGCGCCGCGGTTGCTGCTGCCGCGCGAGCCGGAGCATCGTTACTACGCCGACCATCACGGCGATTCGTTCTACATTCGCACCAACGAAGGCGCGAAGAATTTCCGCCTGGTCGCCGCGCCCATCAATGATCCGCGGAAGAAGAACTGGCGCGAAGTCATCGCGCACCGCCCCGAAGTGTTGCTCGCCGGCATGGATTTCTTTAAGGATTACTATGTCGCTTACGAGCGCCGCGACGGCCTGCCGCAGTTGCGCGTCAACGAGTTCAACACCAACGAGTCGCACGTCATCGATATGCCGGAAGCGGTCTACGCGGCCTTCCCCGCCGCCGGGCCTGAGTACGACACCAGCACGTTTCGCTTCAACTACGTGTCGTTCACGACGCCGGCATCGGTTTACGATTACGACATGAAGACGCGCCAGCGCGTTTTACG
Above is a window of Blastocatellia bacterium DNA encoding:
- a CDS encoding S9 family peptidase; amino-acid sequence: MTTAQENHSVKPPVARKSPKTTTIHGDTLFDDYAWMREKNNPEVLAHLEAENAYTDAVMKPTEGFQEALYKEFVERIKETDAGVPYKNGDYFYYSRTEQGKQYPILCRKRGGLDAKEEVYLDLNELAKGLKFLGLGPAAVSDDGNLLAYSIDTTGFRQFKLQVKDLRTGQLMADTAERVTSLNWARDNRTLFYTVEDATTKRSFQLYRQRLGASAEMIYEEKDELFDLDAARSRSKAFIFVTSGSYKSTEVRAIAADRPDDAPRLLLPREPEHRYYADHHGDSFYIRTNEGAKNFRLVAAPINDPRKKNWREVIAHRPEVLLAGMDFFKDYYVAYERRDGLPQLRVNEFNTNESHVIDMPEAVYAAFPAAGPEYDTSTFRFNYVSFTTPASVYDYDMKTRQRVLRKRTEVLGGFDPAQYQAERVYARAADGTRIPVSLVYKKGLQRDGQRPLLLQGYGAYAISLDINFSIPRLSLLDRGFIYAIAHIRGGGEMGEVWHDQGKMMMKRNTFTDFIAAAEHLIAEKYTSSDRLIITGGSAGGLLMGAVLNMRPELFKAAVVYVPFVDVMNTMLDESLPLTVGEFEEWGNPKVKAEYDYMRSYSPYDNIEAKRYPAILVRTSLNDSQVMYWEPAKYVARLRAMKTDNNPLLFRIKLGGGGHGGASGRYDALRDTAFDYAFMLSQVGIRQ